A portion of the Streptomyces erythrochromogenes genome contains these proteins:
- a CDS encoding phosphatidylinositol-specific phospholipase C, protein MGIGMGTGTGTGTRTGAVAGAVTGTGGVTAPAWGRRTFLAGALALGAAVGLGAAPASAAALGTQDWMAGLGDSTALQRMTIPGTHDSGATKGGLYVACQNTSIAQQLDSGIRFLDVRCRVTGGSFAIHHAAFFQDLMFGDVLVACANFLAAHPSETVLMRVKQEYSGESDATFRAVFDDYLDNRGWRSLFRIADTLPTLGQARGKVVLLADNGGLPGLRYGDGNVYDIQDDYNTEPFAKRGRIENHFRKAVQQPGKLFVNYVSTAAYMPPRWNSDRLNPQVHGFVDGGEMAGRTGLGIVPMDFPNTRSGLVASLIRHN, encoded by the coding sequence ATGGGCATCGGCATGGGCACGGGCACGGGCACCGGAACGCGCACGGGCGCGGTCGCGGGTGCGGTCACCGGAACGGGCGGGGTCACCGCACCGGCATGGGGCCGGCGGACGTTCCTGGCCGGAGCACTGGCCCTGGGAGCGGCCGTCGGCCTGGGAGCCGCACCCGCCTCGGCGGCCGCACTCGGCACCCAGGACTGGATGGCCGGCCTCGGCGACTCCACCGCCCTCCAGCGGATGACCATCCCCGGCACCCACGACTCCGGCGCCACCAAGGGCGGGCTCTACGTCGCCTGCCAGAACACCTCGATCGCCCAGCAGCTCGACTCCGGCATCCGCTTCCTCGACGTCCGCTGCCGGGTCACCGGCGGCTCCTTCGCCATCCACCACGCGGCGTTCTTCCAGGACCTGATGTTCGGGGACGTCCTCGTCGCCTGCGCGAACTTCCTCGCCGCCCACCCCTCCGAGACCGTCCTGATGCGCGTGAAGCAGGAGTACTCCGGGGAGAGCGACGCCACCTTCCGCGCCGTCTTCGACGACTACCTGGACAACCGCGGCTGGCGTTCCCTGTTCCGGATCGCCGACACCCTGCCCACGCTCGGACAGGCCCGCGGCAAGGTGGTCCTGCTCGCCGACAACGGCGGCCTGCCGGGCCTGCGCTACGGCGACGGCAACGTCTACGACATCCAGGACGACTACAACACCGAGCCCTTCGCCAAGCGAGGCCGGATCGAGAACCACTTCCGCAAGGCCGTGCAGCAGCCCGGCAAGCTCTTCGTCAACTACGTCAGCACCGCGGCGTACATGCCGCCGCGCTGGAACTCCGACCGCCTCAACCCGCAGGTCCACGGCTTCGTCGACGGCGGGGAGATGGCCGGCCGGACCGGGCTCGGGATCGTCCCGATGGACTTCCCGAACACCCGCTCCGGCCTGGTCGCCTCACTGATCCGGCACAACTGA
- a CDS encoding TetR/AcrR family transcriptional regulator — translation MGNREDLLAGARRCLEEKGYLRTTVRDIATASGVSMAAIGYHFGSREALLNQALFAAMEEWAAGSGRLAGEGGTAGERYADTWDRKIRDFGEMRWLWLASVEAFVHAQSSPELLAILAEGQRRNRRTVAAALRGVPPEEVSDEDVRALGSMHIALLSGVMVQTLTDPEQAPDGRELLQGLRSMVELLGS, via the coding sequence ATGGGAAATCGCGAGGACCTGCTGGCCGGAGCCCGGCGCTGCCTGGAGGAGAAGGGCTACCTGCGCACGACCGTGCGCGACATCGCCACGGCCTCGGGGGTGAGCATGGCGGCGATCGGCTACCACTTCGGGTCCCGGGAGGCCCTCCTCAACCAGGCCCTGTTCGCCGCCATGGAGGAGTGGGCCGCGGGATCCGGCCGCCTCGCGGGCGAGGGCGGGACCGCGGGGGAGCGCTACGCCGACACCTGGGACCGCAAGATCCGCGACTTCGGCGAGATGCGCTGGCTCTGGCTGGCCTCCGTCGAGGCGTTCGTCCACGCGCAGTCCTCGCCCGAGCTGCTCGCGATCCTCGCCGAGGGGCAGCGCCGCAACCGGCGGACGGTGGCCGCGGCCCTGCGCGGGGTGCCGCCGGAAGAGGTCTCCGATGAGGACGTGCGGGCCCTCGGCTCGATGCACATCGCGCTGCTCAGCGGCGTGATGGTGCAGACCCTGACCGACCCGGAGCAGGCGCCGGACGGCCGTGAACTCCTCCAGGGGCTGCGCTCCATGGTCGAGTTGCTCGGAAGCTGA
- the mshD gene encoding mycothiol synthase: MTDAAAALEPGRQIQTLDELTGEQADAVLDLIEDAARTDGTTAVSEQGRLQLRGGPRAGIRHFLLTDGGRLAAYGQLEDTDPVEAPAAELVVHPALRGRGHGRAMGMALLAASGKRLRVWAHGGKSAARHLAQVLGLTLFRELRQLRRPLAEGAPLPDPVLPPGVTVRTFLPGTDDAAWLAANAAAFAHHPEQGSLTQRDLDDRIAQPWFDAKGFFLAERDGELVGFHWTKVHAAQQLGEVYVVGVLPGAQGGGLGKALTAIGLQHLAAQGLPTAMLYVDADNPAALAVYEGLGFTTHEVDLMYRTES, translated from the coding sequence ATGACTGACGCAGCAGCGGCCCTGGAGCCGGGACGGCAGATTCAGACCCTCGACGAGCTGACGGGGGAACAGGCCGACGCCGTCCTCGACCTGATCGAGGACGCGGCGCGTACGGACGGCACCACCGCCGTGTCCGAACAGGGAAGGCTCCAGCTGCGCGGAGGGCCGCGCGCGGGGATCCGGCACTTCCTGCTCACCGACGGCGGCCGGCTCGCCGCGTACGGGCAACTGGAGGACACCGACCCGGTGGAGGCCCCGGCCGCCGAACTCGTGGTCCACCCGGCGCTGCGCGGCCGCGGCCACGGCCGGGCGATGGGCATGGCCCTGCTGGCCGCCTCCGGCAAACGGCTGCGGGTGTGGGCCCACGGCGGCAAGTCCGCCGCCCGGCACCTCGCCCAGGTGCTCGGCCTGACCCTCTTCCGCGAGCTGCGCCAGCTGCGCCGGCCCCTGGCCGAAGGGGCCCCGCTGCCGGATCCGGTGCTCCCGCCCGGCGTGACCGTACGGACCTTCCTGCCCGGCACCGACGACGCGGCCTGGCTCGCGGCGAACGCGGCCGCCTTCGCCCACCACCCCGAGCAGGGCTCGCTCACCCAGCGCGACCTCGACGACCGGATCGCGCAGCCCTGGTTCGACGCCAAGGGCTTCTTCCTCGCCGAGCGCGACGGCGAGCTCGTCGGCTTCCACTGGACGAAGGTCCACGCGGCGCAGCAGCTGGGCGAGGTCTACGTGGTCGGCGTCCTCCCCGGCGCCCAGGGCGGCGGCCTCGGCAAGGCCCTGACCGCGATCGGCCTCCAGCACCTGGCGGCCCAGGGCCTGCCGACGGCCATGCTCTACGTCGACGCCGACAACCCGGCGGCCCTCGCCGTCTACGAGGGCCTCGGCTTCACCACCCACGAGGTCGACCTGATGTACCGCACGGAGAGCTGA
- a CDS encoding alpha/beta fold hydrolase, with product MRHELKIDDRTLSYLDFGGTGRPLLALHGGMSEALAFTGLAAALGDTWRVIAPDQRGHGASDRAPHYRREGYVADAVALLDHLGQGTPVPLLGYSLGGLNAYHLAAAHPDRISALIGVDATVEIRIPDGPNWFDFLGGLPHTAATREELLAAAGPAAPFVADGLRPLPDGTGWRLAYHPQDMLDSIHACAGDHWDTWLTSTCPALLIHGTGSQALTQSVADAMVARRPRTSYAPLDGDHFVPFTDPDGFHRAVGAFLAAL from the coding sequence ATGCGCCACGAGCTGAAGATCGACGACCGGACCCTCTCCTACCTGGACTTCGGCGGCACCGGCCGGCCGCTCCTCGCCCTGCACGGCGGCATGTCCGAAGCCCTCGCCTTCACCGGGCTCGCCGCCGCCCTCGGCGACACCTGGCGGGTCATCGCCCCCGACCAGCGCGGCCACGGCGCATCCGACCGGGCGCCCCACTACCGCCGCGAGGGCTACGTCGCCGACGCCGTCGCCCTCCTCGACCACCTGGGCCAGGGCACCCCCGTGCCGCTCCTCGGCTACTCCCTCGGCGGGCTCAACGCCTACCACCTGGCCGCCGCCCACCCGGACCGGATCTCCGCGCTCATCGGCGTCGACGCCACCGTCGAGATCCGCATCCCCGACGGGCCGAACTGGTTCGACTTCCTCGGCGGCCTCCCCCACACCGCCGCCACCCGCGAGGAACTCCTCGCCGCCGCCGGACCGGCCGCGCCCTTCGTCGCCGACGGGCTGCGCCCCCTCCCGGACGGCACCGGCTGGCGCCTGGCGTACCACCCGCAGGACATGCTCGACTCCATCCACGCCTGCGCCGGCGACCACTGGGACACCTGGCTCACGAGCACCTGCCCGGCCCTGCTGATCCACGGCACCGGCAGCCAGGCGCTCACACAGTCCGTCGCCGACGCGATGGTCGCCCGGCGCCCGAGGACCTCGTACGCGCCCCTCGACGGCGACCACTTCGTGCCGTTCACGGACCCCGACGGCTTCCACCGGGCCGTCGGGGCGTTCCTCGCGGCCCTCTGA
- a CDS encoding response regulator transcription factor yields the protein MNPAEGEARILVVDDEPAVREALRRSLAFEGYAVQTAVDGLDALDKAASYAPGLIVLDIQMPRMDGLTAARRLRASGSVTPILMLTARDTVGDRVTGLDAGADDYLVKPFELDELFARVRALLRRSSYAAAQAGAGPHEDALTFGDLRMDLATREVTRAGRPVELTRTEFTLLEMFLAHPRQVLTREQILKTVWGFDFEPSSNSLDVYVMYLRRKTEAGGEPRLVHTVRGVGYVLRAGDGGPE from the coding sequence ATGAACCCCGCCGAAGGCGAAGCGCGGATCCTCGTCGTCGACGACGAACCGGCCGTACGCGAGGCCCTGCGCCGCAGCCTCGCCTTCGAGGGCTACGCCGTGCAGACCGCCGTCGACGGGCTCGACGCCCTCGACAAGGCGGCCTCGTACGCCCCCGGCCTGATCGTGCTGGACATCCAGATGCCGCGGATGGACGGGCTCACGGCCGCCCGCCGGCTGCGCGCCTCCGGCAGCGTCACCCCGATCCTGATGCTGACCGCCCGCGACACCGTCGGCGACCGCGTCACCGGCCTCGACGCGGGCGCCGACGACTACCTAGTCAAGCCGTTCGAGCTCGACGAGCTCTTCGCCCGCGTGCGCGCCCTGCTGCGCCGCAGCTCCTACGCCGCCGCACAGGCCGGCGCCGGCCCCCACGAGGACGCCCTGACCTTCGGCGACCTGCGCATGGACCTCGCGACCCGCGAGGTCACCCGGGCCGGGCGCCCGGTGGAGCTGACCCGTACCGAGTTCACGCTGCTGGAGATGTTCCTCGCGCACCCGCGCCAGGTCCTGACCCGCGAGCAGATCCTCAAGACCGTCTGGGGCTTCGACTTCGAGCCCAGCTCCAACTCCCTGGACGTGTACGTGATGTACCTGCGCCGCAAGACCGAGGCGGGCGGGGAGCCGCGCCTGGTCCACACGGTGCGCGGGGTGGGCTACGTACTGCGCGCGGGCGATGGCGGGCCCGAGTGA
- a CDS encoding bifunctional metallophosphatase/5'-nucleotidase — protein MSATPQRHRRTRRLTFTALAVTAGAGAMVAAALPAGAASGGGTAKSRTVDVQMLSFNDFHGTLEPPQGSSGTVTERQADGTTKAIPAGGVEYLATALREARKGHEYSVTAAAGDMIGGSPMLSGLFHDEPSIEALNKLGLNVSSVGNHEFDEGKTELRRMAYGGCHPVEGCYEFGKEFTGSTFQYLAANVTDEKTKRPLMSPTYVWKKGDVKIGFIGVTLEGTPDVVTAEGVKGLKFGDEIETINKYAAELNKQGVKSIVALIHEGGLPANGAYNYDCDAPGAGAGISGAIVDIAKNVDAKVDALVTGHTHQAYACNIPDPAGNPRAVTSAASIGRLFTDTTLTYDRQTKDIVRTPISSPKPVNKVVHRDQPKAADMTELIGRWNALAAPIANRPQGFISADIPGRGSAEPEKPLGDLIADAQLEALAPADKGGAQLALMNPGGIRSDLAYKASGAEGDGVVTYGESFTVQPFNNMMNVVDLSGVQLITALQQQVSGPVNGASPKILQVSKGFTYTLDMTKAGADRIVVDSVKLNGAAIDPAKTYRVAMNEFLAGGGDGFTVLKEHKNKLVGASDLDCFNAYLTNNSSASAPIAPPAANRITVVK, from the coding sequence ATGTCAGCGACGCCACAACGGCACCGCCGAACCCGCCGGTTGACCTTCACCGCCCTCGCCGTCACGGCCGGGGCCGGGGCGATGGTCGCCGCCGCACTGCCGGCCGGAGCCGCGAGTGGTGGCGGTACGGCCAAGAGCCGGACCGTCGATGTGCAGATGCTGTCGTTCAACGACTTCCACGGCACCCTGGAGCCCCCGCAGGGCTCCTCCGGCACCGTGACCGAACGTCAGGCCGACGGCACCACCAAGGCCATACCCGCGGGCGGGGTCGAGTACCTCGCGACCGCCCTGCGCGAGGCCCGCAAGGGCCACGAGTACTCCGTCACCGCAGCGGCCGGCGACATGATCGGCGGCAGCCCGATGCTGTCCGGGCTCTTCCACGACGAGCCGAGCATCGAGGCGCTGAACAAGCTGGGGCTGAACGTCTCCAGCGTCGGCAACCACGAGTTCGACGAGGGCAAGACCGAGCTGCGCCGCATGGCGTACGGCGGCTGCCACCCGGTCGAGGGCTGCTACGAGTTCGGCAAGGAGTTCACGGGCTCCACCTTCCAGTACCTCGCCGCGAACGTCACGGACGAGAAGACCAAGCGCCCCCTGATGTCGCCCACCTACGTGTGGAAGAAGGGCGACGTGAAGATCGGCTTCATCGGCGTCACCCTGGAGGGCACTCCGGACGTCGTGACCGCCGAGGGCGTCAAGGGCCTCAAGTTCGGCGACGAGATCGAGACGATCAACAAGTACGCCGCCGAGCTGAACAAGCAGGGCGTGAAGTCGATCGTCGCGCTGATCCACGAGGGCGGTCTGCCCGCGAACGGCGCGTACAACTACGACTGCGACGCCCCGGGCGCCGGCGCCGGCATCTCGGGCGCGATCGTGGACATCGCCAAGAACGTCGACGCCAAGGTCGACGCGCTGGTCACCGGCCACACGCACCAGGCGTACGCCTGCAACATCCCCGACCCGGCGGGCAACCCGCGCGCGGTGACCTCGGCGGCCTCCATCGGCCGTCTGTTCACGGACACCACGCTCACCTACGACCGGCAGACCAAGGACATCGTCCGTACGCCGATCAGCTCGCCCAAGCCGGTCAACAAGGTCGTCCACCGCGACCAGCCCAAGGCTGCGGACATGACCGAGCTGATCGGTCGCTGGAACGCCCTGGCGGCCCCGATCGCCAACCGTCCGCAGGGCTTCATCTCGGCGGACATCCCGGGCCGCGGCTCGGCGGAGCCCGAGAAGCCGCTCGGCGACCTGATCGCCGACGCCCAGCTCGAGGCGCTCGCCCCGGCGGACAAGGGCGGCGCTCAGCTGGCCCTGATGAACCCGGGCGGCATCCGCTCGGACCTCGCGTACAAGGCCTCGGGGGCCGAGGGCGACGGCGTCGTGACCTACGGCGAGTCCTTCACGGTCCAGCCGTTCAACAACATGATGAACGTCGTGGACCTGAGCGGCGTGCAGCTGATCACCGCGCTCCAGCAGCAGGTAAGCGGCCCGGTCAACGGGGCCAGCCCGAAGATCTTGCAGGTGTCGAAGGGCTTCACCTACACCCTCGACATGACGAAGGCCGGTGCCGACCGCATCGTCGTGGACTCGGTCAAGCTGAACGGTGCCGCGATCGACCCCGCCAAGACCTACCGGGTCGCGATGAACGAGTTCCTCGCGGGCGGCGGTGACGGCTTCACCGTCCTGAAGGAGCACAAGAACAAGCTCGTGGGCGCGTCCGACCTGGACTGCTTCAACGCCTACCTGACGAACAACTCCTCGGCGTCCGCGCCGATCGCCCCGCCGGCGGCGAACCGGATCACCGTCGTCAAGTAA
- a CDS encoding sensor histidine kinase gives MSPAARFRALPLRSRLALLVTTAVAVAVATVAGVSWVVVRAQLDNQLNQSLMATNPTSQVLDRLRSGCPARPPAQPQQDIAEKLNATVQIVTADGNHCWVSGQTDLPVIALDREVATGRKNKALHDATTDNGVRMRVYTFAAQTTPGAPIFAVSVARPLSDIDKPLSTLAWVLLLVSALGIAGAGAAGLWVARTGLRPVDELTDAVEHIARTEDLTVRIPDEGDDEIARLSRSFNSMTAALASSQDRQSQLIADAGHELRTPLTSLRTNIELLARSEETGRAIPPDDRRELLASVKAQMTELASLIGDLQELSRPDAASPGPLGVVALHEIAAAALSRARLRGPELAFASDLEPWYVRGEAAALERAVVNVLDNAVKFSPPGGSVEVTLRAGELTVRDHGPGIPAADLPHVFERFWRSESARALPGSGLGLSIVARTAARAGGSAELRAAADGGAGTEAVLRIPGAPTPPPSEPSVVPDQ, from the coding sequence GTGAGCCCGGCCGCCCGCTTCCGCGCGCTGCCGCTGCGCTCCCGGCTGGCCCTGCTGGTCACCACCGCCGTGGCCGTGGCCGTGGCCACCGTCGCCGGGGTGTCCTGGGTGGTGGTGCGGGCCCAGCTCGACAACCAGCTGAACCAGTCCCTGATGGCCACCAACCCGACCAGCCAGGTGCTGGACCGGCTGCGCAGCGGCTGCCCGGCCCGCCCGCCGGCCCAGCCCCAGCAGGACATCGCCGAGAAACTGAACGCGACCGTCCAGATCGTCACGGCGGACGGCAACCACTGCTGGGTGAGCGGCCAGACCGACCTGCCGGTCATCGCCCTGGACAGGGAGGTCGCGACGGGCCGCAAGAACAAGGCCCTGCACGACGCGACCACGGACAACGGCGTGCGGATGCGCGTCTACACCTTCGCCGCACAGACCACGCCCGGCGCGCCGATCTTCGCGGTCTCGGTGGCACGGCCGCTCTCCGACATCGACAAGCCGCTGTCCACCCTGGCCTGGGTGCTGCTGCTCGTCTCCGCCCTGGGGATCGCCGGCGCCGGCGCGGCCGGCCTGTGGGTGGCCCGTACGGGGCTGCGGCCCGTCGACGAGCTGACCGACGCCGTCGAGCACATCGCCCGCACCGAGGACCTGACGGTGCGGATCCCCGACGAGGGCGACGACGAGATCGCCCGCCTGTCGCGGTCCTTCAACTCGATGACCGCGGCCCTGGCCTCCTCCCAGGACCGGCAGTCCCAGCTGATCGCGGACGCCGGGCACGAGCTGCGCACCCCGCTGACCTCGCTGCGCACCAACATCGAGCTCCTCGCGCGCAGTGAGGAGACCGGCCGGGCCATCCCGCCCGACGACCGGCGGGAGCTGCTGGCCTCGGTCAAGGCGCAGATGACGGAACTGGCCTCGCTGATCGGGGACCTGCAGGAGCTGTCCCGGCCGGATGCGGCCTCGCCCGGCCCGCTCGGGGTGGTCGCCCTGCACGAGATCGCCGCGGCGGCGCTGTCCCGGGCCCGGCTGCGCGGTCCGGAGCTGGCCTTCGCGTCGGACCTGGAGCCCTGGTACGTCCGGGGCGAGGCGGCGGCGCTGGAGCGGGCGGTGGTCAACGTCCTGGACAACGCCGTGAAGTTCAGCCCGCCGGGCGGCTCGGTCGAGGTGACGCTGAGGGCGGGCGAGCTGACCGTACGGGACCACGGGCCCGGCATCCCGGCGGCGGACCTCCCGCACGTCTTCGAGCGGTTCTGGCGGTCCGAGTCGGCCCGCGCCCTGCCCGGCAGCGGGCTGGGCCTGTCGATCGTGGCCCGTACGGCGGCCCGCGCGGGCGGCAGCGCCGAGCTGCGGGCGGCGGCGGACGGCGGTGCGGGCACGGAGGCGGTGCTCCGCATCCCCGGGGCGCCGACCCCGCCGCCCTCCGAGCCGTCAGTTGTGCCGGATCAGTGA
- a CDS encoding S1C family serine protease, with product MTESFRREGEYPQEHRPQHAPFGEDWQRGRDRLAHEAGVGTGAGAYPPPPAYPPAAPGWHEAHQPPVIRGETVPAPADGGEAGAGLPQGPAHAAPARRAKKPVALLAAVALAAALVGGGTAAAVQQLMDRQAGTTGGVSGTNVSQSSTGTVAGIAEQVSPSVVRIDTRTGSGQGTGSGFVLTADGEIATNNHVVDGATQIQVTTSDGKKHTAKIVGTDPDKDLALIKLDGASGLKPAELGDSGSVKVGDQVVAIGSPDGLTGTVTSGIVSALNREVKVPKSEQSSPRGRQQGEDSWPFSFGGRQFNGDTGSNTTSYKALQTDASLNPGNSGGALVNMKGEIVGMPSAIYSPSTGNSAAGSVGLGFAIPVDTIKADLDSLRKGGPGGKESAGTSGTSGGDSFANGFGTSF from the coding sequence ATGACCGAGAGCTTCCGCCGCGAAGGCGAGTACCCGCAGGAACACCGCCCCCAGCACGCGCCGTTCGGCGAGGACTGGCAGCGCGGACGCGACCGGCTGGCGCACGAGGCCGGAGTCGGGACCGGAGCCGGGGCGTATCCGCCGCCGCCCGCCTACCCGCCGGCCGCGCCCGGCTGGCACGAGGCGCACCAGCCGCCGGTCATCCGGGGCGAGACGGTCCCGGCCCCGGCGGACGGCGGCGAAGCCGGCGCCGGCCTCCCGCAGGGTCCCGCCCACGCCGCGCCCGCCCGGCGCGCGAAGAAGCCCGTCGCCCTGCTGGCCGCCGTCGCGCTCGCCGCGGCCCTGGTCGGCGGCGGCACCGCAGCCGCCGTCCAGCAGCTGATGGACCGGCAGGCCGGCACCACCGGCGGGGTCAGCGGCACGAACGTCTCGCAGTCCAGCACCGGCACCGTCGCCGGGATCGCCGAGCAGGTCAGCCCCTCGGTCGTCCGCATCGACACCCGCACCGGCTCCGGCCAGGGCACCGGCTCCGGCTTCGTGCTCACCGCCGACGGCGAGATCGCCACCAACAACCACGTCGTGGACGGCGCCACCCAGATCCAGGTGACGACGAGCGACGGCAAGAAGCACACCGCCAAGATCGTCGGCACCGACCCCGACAAGGACCTGGCCCTGATCAAGCTCGACGGCGCGAGCGGCCTCAAGCCCGCCGAGCTCGGCGACTCCGGCAGCGTCAAGGTCGGCGACCAGGTCGTCGCCATCGGCTCCCCCGACGGCCTCACCGGCACCGTGACCAGCGGCATCGTCTCGGCCCTGAACCGCGAGGTGAAGGTGCCCAAGTCGGAGCAGAGCTCCCCGCGGGGCCGCCAGCAGGGCGAGGACAGCTGGCCCTTCTCCTTCGGCGGCCGCCAGTTCAACGGGGACACCGGCTCGAACACCACCTCGTACAAGGCCCTCCAGACGGACGCCTCCCTCAACCCGGGCAACTCCGGCGGCGCCCTGGTCAACATGAAGGGCGAGATCGTGGGCATGCCCTCCGCGATCTACTCGCCCTCGACCGGCAACTCCGCCGCCGGCAGCGTCGGCCTCGGCTTCGCCATCCCCGTCGACACGATCAAGGCCGACCTGGACTCCCTCCGCAAGGGCGGCCCCGGAGGCAAGGAATCCGCCGGCACCTCCGGCACCTCCGGCGGCGACTCCTTCGCCAACGGCTTCGGCACGTCCTTCTAG